ACAATTCTTCTAGATTACGTTTTAATCTTCCGCCACGTGTCCATTCATCCCATCATATTTACAGTTTTTACCCTTTGCATCTTCTTTCCATTCGGCACTCTTCTTATCTATCACTCTCATATgatcatttatataattattattttatatttatttatatattttatctttctaTCTGTCTTCTGTaatctgtatctatctatatctatataatattaaatatttatatttatatgcttcgttttcatcatcttcagatccaaaacttttataaatcacACAATTCATTCACTAAGCTCtgtattataactttatttccGATTCTGATTTTCTTCCCACAAGGTATTATTTTGTatcatattataattataattttttgcCTTATTTCGATTGATGCCTTTTGTTATTTTGAATTTCATTGGTTTgattgtttagtttaatttaacctaatttaatATAGGgtttgtgtgtatgtgtgtttatTAGTATAGTGGAttgaatttattattttatttttaacagcgagttaggtttatgttgacattttttgtttgttaattgtAAAATTGTATTTGTTTAGGAATAggaataaatatgtataattgtgTATGTTTTTTAGATCAAGGTTTTATGCTATTCACCAGCTGTGTATTGTGTGTTTTATCAAATGTTTGTGCTTAGCCTTGGTTTTCTGCCTATCTGTCTGCAGGTGCTAATGCCATGTGGGTTGTATGAACTGTGTCAAGAACTTTATTAACTAGATAATTTATTTGGTTATTATTACACGAGATGAGCAGATGCATGGGCTGTGGAATTTTAGGAAATATGGCGGTACCGAGACAAACTTTAGCGAGCTCTTATCAATATTCTCTAATGCTGGACCCGGCTATATCTTTTTGGGATTGTATTGTTCGTAAGATTCGTTATTCCTTCACTTCCGAGTGGGTGTAGTACGAAAGAAGCAAACTTCAATTTTACTTTAGTTTTCGAGTAGATAGCGAAACAGTGgttaattaatacatatacgTAGCAGaaaaatttttggttttcaagTTTACAGAGGAATAACATATGGATTGTGGCAAATCACCATCTGGTGTAAGAAAGAAGAATAAGAAGCAAGTGAAAGATGAATTGGATAGAATCAAACAGGCCGAGAAGAAAAAAAGGCGATTGGAGAAAGCTCTTGCCACCTCAGCGGCCATTATTTCAGAGCTCGAGAAGAAGAaactgaagaagaaagaagagcaACAGAGGCTGGATGAAGAAGGTGCTGCCATAGCCGAAGCAGTTGCATTGCAAGTCCTTGTCGATGAGGATTCGGATGAAAGTTATAGCTCTCAGAATTCACGTGCTAGTTGCTTTGATCTTTTTGTTGGTGGCGGAGATGGTCATGGAGCAAGGACAGGTGCTGCTGTTCCTCGCCTCCCTTATAATCGGCAACATTACAGGAACCCAAATGAGATTGGTTGGATTGTTAATGCTCATGGAGGATCGAGATGTCAATGGAATGATTACGGGTGTGGCAATGATGGTTCCTTTCTAAAGGGAGTTCAGGCACCATATGTTGACGAGATATCTGCACAGGCTGTTTCGGCACTCCGAAttgcagatgatgatgatatgaatGCCTTTGTGATTAATAGAATGGTGAGATAGCAAAGGGTTTTATTCGTGTTTAGGATTAAGGTCTAATAATGTTTTTCTTGTACATTTTGTCGGTATCATTTGTGCCATCTTCTCGGTGGTGTTTGTTTCTTAAAGTAGTCATGGGACTGCAATGAAGTTGATTTGTAGATTTCAAGAGTCCTTTATTGTTATGGATTGAATTTCCAATAATGGATCATGATGTATTTGTTATTCTGAATGAAATTTCAGTTGGTTGTGTTGTTTCTATTTACTGTACATCATCCGTCTTCAGATTTGTTTGATTTATTCTTCAGCTGATGCACTGCATTTGTAGTGAACTAAAACTTCGGTATTCCTCCAGTTATCGCGGTTACTTATTAAATTTGTCGTTTTTACCAAGAGTGAGTGATTGTACAACCAtgatcttttttatataaatttctaaCTTTAACCATTGGTTTTCCATACACATTACTCTTCTAAATAGAACCACACCTGTAAAATGAGGTACAGTTACAGAGTGGTCAACATTGTGTTATTTTTTGGAGTGGTAGTTCATTTGCAACGTTTCTTGAGATACTATGTATAGTCTGcaagttcatgttcttgttTATGGCTTGTCCACCCTCGGTGGTTCCACTAGATTTAATCACACAAATTTCCATTCCAGCCAACGTGTGGATTGGCGTCCATGTTTAATTTTCCACTGGTTACGATCCATACGAATTAATCATCTTATATTCTTATGTATCTTGGTGTCTCTTTTTATATTCAAGAGTTTTGATGAAATGAGAGTTACACAGCCTTTCATTGTAATTAGACAGATCATCAATTGGTTAAAAACATAAAGTTCAAGATTTAATTTCGTTAGATCACATGGAACTTTATCGTATGTGAAGCAAAAAATTACAACCTCTAATAAATGGCATATGCACCCAAAGAAGGCAGCATATCAAGTATTTTAGATTATATAATCTCTTTTATCttataatatttgaaaatgaaGTAATCTGGCTGGAATTTTGGCTGGATTGCAGACCACAAACAGAAACAAGACATATTATCGGTCATGAGTATATCGCCAATATCATAAACGAATAAATTGCAGGTTCAAAGTTCTTTTTGAGGCATAGATGCATCATTATATGTGCAATTGGCATGCGACTGTTTGCCGTTGAGGTGGCTAACACTCATAATTTCATGATGCGAGAGTAGTATTTAAATTGCTTTATGGAATTTACGAACTCTTTCACCATAAAGCATGCAGAAAAGCAGAGGCAATAACTCCAGCTCAGATGCTCGTTTACTGTTTTTGTGTACCCCTGATTATCCAAAAAACCGGATAAATACTGCAATGCAGAAACTTAAGTATGCAAAATTTCAAAACATAGTAACAACataataaaagcaaaaaaatcaCAAACGAATAGTCGCTAAGTCATATAGTATCGAACATGATCTAAAGCTTCTTGGCTGTAATGAAAAATGTCATCTAAGCAAATGTGGCATCTAGGGATATGACAAAATGTTCAATAATCAATAACTTAATGACTAATGCACTGATCTCTGATCCTAACTTCCAGAAGATGTGAACATTGCTTCTAACTTCTTGTGAACTGATGTAAACACTTTAAAGTTGTAATCATAACTAACCCAAAACAATTCAAAAACCAACCAAACTTGGCATTAAACATTAAAACGTATACAAACGTGTCCATGTAGAACAATTTGATCAGTTTTACATTAACCCATTAGAAGAGACGACCTGAAGAACAAGAAATCCCCTTTCTTCTTGGTCATACACCAAGCAAGTTTTCGCCTTTATTGAGGCTTACTAATAAAGTGGCAACAAGCACCTCGTTTCTCAAGTCGACTTTAGCCCTTCTTGCTTACAGCTTTCATTGTATTGTTCTCTCCAAAAGCAATTCTTCTCAAAATATTAAATGATATTTTCTAGAACACCACTTAAAATAGTACCATACCATCCCAACAAGAGCAAGACACAGAAAATGGGTCCTAAATACCGCTGCCAATTGCATACAGTACTCCACCAAGTCGATCTAATAACTACTCAGAATATGCACACaaaaaagggtattatagtaaAAGTGTACTAACTATAGTCTAGTCAAACAGTTTCGAACATGATCTAAAGCTACCTGGCTCTAATGATAAAATGTCATCTAAGCAATGTGGAATCATGGGATATGACAAGATGGTTCAATAGAATTAATGATTCATTTTGCACTGATCTCTGAACATTGCTTCTGATCATAACTAACGCGAAACAATACAATAACCAACAGAACCTGGCATGAAACATTAAAATGTATACAAACGTGTCTATGTTGAATAATAAGCTTGATTAAGGCAATGACTGACTACTTCcctataaacaactaaataaacaaaaattgatCACACATACAATTGATCACACAGATGGTACATGAACACAAAATTTTCCAAAGAAGACACATTTCCTTTCCTCCAAaccaattcaaaaaaaaaaacctttctaCCCTCCAAAAAACGAAAAATATCCCTTCTTTTTCGGTTCTTCCTCCACCATAGCCGCTTTCGGCTTTCATACTATCCTGCTCAACCAACCTCGAAGCAGCTTGTTCAAATGCCAAACCTGCCAAAGTCGGAAGCTTATTCAAAACAAGCAGAAACACTCTATTCGTACCCCTAATAATAACTTCTAAATCCTCAGGAATAACACCCAATAAAGCCAACCCCAACGTTTCTTGAACATCTAAAACCGACATCATATCTCTTCCCCTCCAATCAAATCCGTCCTAACACGATTAACAATCATCTTAATATCCCTAATCCCATCACACCCCAACATCCCAGTAACCCTATCAGCATCACGTAAAGCCGTAATATCTGGCGTAGTCACTGAAACCGCCTCATTTGCAGGCGTAATCGCAGTAATATGCATTCTGGACTTCTGGTCCATACCAATCCTTGCACACTGAAAACTAAGACAAATCTTACATAGCCATAGAGGATTTTCAGTCAATTATAAATTATCATTCAAATCCTTGACTCATTTGTCAGAACAAATCACTAGCATAGAAACAAAGGCTCACTTGAAATTTTAGTCTACCAACAACTGAAATTGGCCAAAACAATagcttttattaaaatattaattttcaaCATCTTGCCAACATGATCGAATACAAGACTTTGCATTACACTACAACAGTCAATAGTTTGACTGCAAAACAACCACAAACTAAAATACTAGAGATGGGACTTGTTTATGTAAATTGTATGAGATAAGAAACTATTGGCATATAGTTTCTACAGATTACTAAACGGACAGAATCACATTAGACACACTACTTGAACCTTCATGGTGTCTCGGCCAAGATGAAGCTTGGAAAGTCATCATAGTCCTTCATGTTCATATAGGACATCCTTGGGGAATCTGGGCTTCCAAAAATCGGGGAACTTTGCCCTCCACGAGGTCGATATTCTGTTATCAGCTCAGTTATCTCTTCAATCTCAAAGAGGTCGTAGGGATTTTCAGCctgcataaaaaaaaatcattttaaatagATCCAAACTAAAAAAACACAGGAACTTGTATAAATCATCATATCATCAAAGCATACCTTTGGATTGTAAGTCGAAACAGGCTGAACACAAGTATCTGTGATTTAACAATTGAGATGGGCGAGTTATTGCCAAATAAAACAGGATACATATAACAGAATAAAGCCATAAAACTGGATGATAAATATGATACCTCTACTATCTAACCCAACGGCTTTCAAGAACTCATCCAAGTCCAGAGCTTTATTCCGTGACTTGATACATTCATCATGATTGTGCAAAAAGCCTTCTTCTGCAATGGGGAAGGAGAAGTCCTCATCTTCAGCAACAGTTATCAACTGCTTTCCTTGAATCTTCTTCTTAACACTCTTCTGCTGCAGCTGCTGCTGCTGAGCAAATGGTTTCGCCCCGTTTGTAAGATCACCAAGCGCTTTTCTCCCACTAACTTTGCCTTTCCCCCGAACAGAAACCTGAGCCTTCTTCGCTACACCAAGATCTTCTCCAATCGGAATCACATTCTTTACATTCTGTTTTCTTGACGACTGCAGTGCAGATGGCTTCCCTGAGTTTGATATATCGTTAAGCGCTTTCCTTGTTCCAAAACCTGCTTTCTTCTTCTGAACAGTAGACCCAATGGTCTTCATTCCTGAACAAAAAAAACGACACTTAACTTCaaccaaaaataatacaaaCACGGTAATAAGATTTTGCCCGTTTCGCTAAATCAAAAGAATATCTAAGAAAAGCTGCAATACAAAATAAACAACACGGTGATAAGATCGTAAATCTTTTAAATAGAGGTAGTTAAATACCACAATCGAATTGTATACTAAAGTTCTGGTCTTGAGTCATACGGCTAGAGTGCAACGCCATTTATTGAAATCGATTAGACTCTCTGCAGTCTGTACATAGAACACGAAACaaactttaaaagttaaatatatatatacaaaattaataataattaaattacatcaaaAGGGTCCTAAAACTAACAGAAAAAGTAACGAAATTTGGTAACTAAACAAACTAATATGTTGGGGAAATTTGTGAATAACGAACAGATAACCGGATATAATCAAACTCTGAAAGGcgtgtaatcactttcagattgaatcaatttggcggttcacccaaactattcaatcggatacaattcaGAGAATTAAGAACGTTatgtgtgtttattatttgagagaaaagaaccagaaagaaaaaagaaaagagaatgacCAGAAATCTTGTTACGGGATAcccttttatta
The Erigeron canadensis isolate Cc75 chromosome 2, C_canadensis_v1, whole genome shotgun sequence DNA segment above includes these coding regions:
- the LOC122587453 gene encoding uncharacterized protein LOC122587453, with the protein product MDCGKSPSGVRKKNKKQVKDELDRIKQAEKKKRRLEKALATSAAIISELEKKKLKKKEEQQRLDEEGAAIAEAVALQVLVDEDSDESYSSQNSRASCFDLFVGGGDGHGARTGAAVPRLPYNRQHYRNPNEIGWIVNAHGGSRCQWNDYGCGNDGSFLKGVQAPYVDEISAQAVSALRIADDDDMNAFVINRMVR
- the LOC122589621 gene encoding protein PATRONUS 2-like; protein product: MALHSSRMTQDQNFSIQFDCGMKTIGSTVQKKKAGFGTRKALNDISNSGKPSALQSSRKQNVKNVIPIGEDLGVAKKAQVSVRGKGKVSGRKALGDLTNGAKPFAQQQQLQQKSVKKKIQGKQLITVAEDEDFSFPIAEEGFLHNHDECIKSRNKALDLDEFLKAVGLDSRDTCVQPVSTYNPKAENPYDLFEIEEITELITEYRPRGGQSSPIFGSPDSPRMSYMNMKDYDDFPSFILAETP